The following coding sequences lie in one Candidatus Bathyarchaeota archaeon genomic window:
- a CDS encoding ABC transporter ATP-binding protein: MSERKGSGKVFKRLLRYLLAYKLHLASVILLTLISNVADLLVPWVTKDIINEVVEGSTSEIWLYALSIVGLTVVSGILFFFRNYLSSLTSQKIIHHMRLELYKRLQELSYSFFDRVDIGQIITRLTSDMDTVGSFIGFSIPRLLSAAFMLTLTSVMLFSMNIPLTFMTLSITVPIIALVSLIFVKLVRPIFERRWTEVSKLNTAVAEAVSGFRVLKALGAESWMFKRFDYRNRRVHELEMLSAKLSAQTWPLLNLVISLVSTLIYWYGGLKVMEGGFKVGDLVAFTMYLGYLVWPIMMFGFTMARYQRANVSANKIFEVLDTEPEVKEKPDAVELPPVKGHVVFEDVVFGYEPDKPILKGVSFEVKPGEKVAIIGATGSGKSTLIKLIPRFYDPQRGRILIDGYDIRDVKIDSLRRQIGIVHQDVFIFPTTIRENIAYGKPNATMEEVERAAKAARIHDFIMSLPKGYDTVVGERGVTLSGGQRQRLAIARALLINPKILILDDSTSSVDSETEREIYEALKELIKDRTVFIITQRLSTLKLAERIIVLDDGRVVEEGTHEELMAKNGLYAKLYRAQFLDSEEV; this comes from the coding sequence ATGTCTGAACGTAAAGGCTCAGGTAAGGTTTTCAAGAGACTTTTGAGATATCTCTTAGCCTACAAGCTGCATTTAGCCTCGGTTATACTACTCACGCTCATAAGCAACGTGGCCGACCTTCTGGTACCATGGGTGACTAAAGATATAATCAACGAGGTCGTGGAAGGTTCGACGTCTGAGATATGGCTGTACGCACTATCCATAGTGGGTTTAACGGTCGTCAGCGGCATACTGTTCTTCTTCAGAAACTACTTGTCGAGTTTGACCTCGCAGAAGATAATACACCACATGAGGCTTGAACTCTACAAGCGGCTTCAGGAACTCTCCTACAGCTTCTTCGACAGGGTCGACATAGGTCAGATAATAACCCGGCTAACCAGCGACATGGATACCGTAGGCTCCTTCATAGGATTCAGCATACCGCGTCTGCTGAGCGCGGCCTTCATGCTTACCCTAACGTCTGTCATGCTTTTTTCCATGAATATTCCGCTGACTTTCATGACGCTCTCGATAACCGTGCCGATCATAGCCTTAGTATCCCTGATATTCGTGAAGCTCGTCCGCCCTATATTCGAACGTAGGTGGACTGAAGTCAGCAAGCTGAACACAGCGGTCGCTGAAGCGGTTTCAGGTTTCAGGGTCCTCAAAGCCTTGGGTGCTGAGAGCTGGATGTTTAAACGCTTCGACTATAGAAACCGCCGGGTCCACGAGCTCGAGATGCTGTCGGCAAAGCTTAGTGCTCAAACCTGGCCCCTTCTGAATCTCGTCATAAGCCTAGTCTCTACCCTCATATACTGGTACGGGGGGTTGAAGGTTATGGAGGGAGGCTTCAAGGTCGGTGACCTAGTGGCCTTTACCATGTACCTAGGGTACCTAGTCTGGCCTATAATGATGTTCGGATTCACGATGGCTCGTTACCAGAGAGCCAACGTATCGGCGAACAAAATATTCGAAGTCTTAGATACCGAGCCAGAGGTCAAGGAGAAGCCTGACGCGGTCGAGCTTCCCCCGGTTAAGGGGCATGTTGTGTTCGAAGACGTGGTTTTCGGCTACGAGCCTGATAAACCTATACTAAAAGGTGTGAGCTTTGAGGTTAAGCCTGGTGAGAAGGTCGCTATAATCGGGGCTACGGGCTCGGGTAAGAGCACGCTTATAAAACTGATACCTAGGTTCTACGACCCCCAGAGGGGTCGCATACTGATAGACGGCTATGATATCCGGGATGTTAAGATAGACTCTCTACGTAGGCAGATAGGTATAGTTCACCAGGACGTGTTCATATTTCCGACGACCATACGGGAGAACATAGCATACGGCAAGCCTAACGCAACTATGGAGGAGGTCGAGAGAGCCGCTAAGGCTGCTCGTATTCACGATTTTATAATGAGCCTTCCAAAGGGTTATGACACGGTCGTGGGTGAACGGGGTGTAACGTTGTCCGGTGGCCAGAGACAGAGACTAGCCATAGCCAGGGCGCTTCTTATAAACCCGAAGATCCTCATACTCGACGACTCCACGTCCAGCGTAGACTCTGAAACAGAGAGGGAGATCTACGAGGCGTTGAAGGAGCTCATCAAGGATAGAACGGTTTTCATAATAACCCAGAGGTTGTCGACGCTTAAGCTTGCGGAACGTATAATAGTTCTCGACGATGGACGTGTCGTAGAGGAAGGCACTCACGAAGAACTTATGGCTAAAAACGGGCTGTACGCGAAGCTATACAGAGCTCAGTTTCTAGACTCGGAGGAGGTGTAG
- a CDS encoding winged helix-turn-helix transcriptional regulator, translating into MKDIIVIRDSKVAKLLADKTRCQILALLRVRDMSVNQLAKVLGKPASSINHHIKCLKSAGLVELTGERRRGNIIERFYRATARHYVVSYALRYEECEGQFKDWMKTVMEKAVAALENFGYKAVDERKVIRLLNDFMHLRQFTLERLAERQVKPSDLDTPALHMLLHMLLHLELYRDNRYRRLMEELSSSIVEGQDV; encoded by the coding sequence TTGAAAGACATAATAGTGATCAGAGACTCGAAAGTCGCTAAGCTACTAGCTGATAAAACCAGGTGTCAGATACTTGCGTTGCTAAGGGTTAGGGACATGTCTGTAAACCAGCTTGCCAAAGTCTTAGGTAAACCCGCCTCTTCGATAAATCATCATATAAAATGTCTCAAGTCAGCTGGTCTAGTCGAGCTTACCGGTGAACGAAGAAGGGGTAACATAATCGAACGATTCTATAGAGCGACGGCTAGACACTACGTCGTAAGCTATGCCTTACGGTATGAAGAATGTGAAGGCCAGTTTAAAGATTGGATGAAGACCGTTATGGAGAAGGCTGTAGCGGCTTTAGAAAACTTCGGCTATAAAGCCGTCGACGAACGTAAGGTCATCCGGCTTCTTAACGATTTCATGCATCTAAGACAGTTTACGTTGGAGCGTCTAGCCGAGAGACAAGTTAAGCCGTCAGACCTCGATACGCCTGCGTTGCATATGCTTCTGCACATGCTGCTTCATCTTGAGCTTTATAGAGATAATCGATATCGAAGGCTTATGGAGGAATTATCGTCTTCGATAGTGGAGGGTCAAGATGTCTGA